From Nicotiana tabacum cultivar K326 chromosome 20, ASM71507v2, whole genome shotgun sequence, one genomic window encodes:
- the LOC107821941 gene encoding chaperone protein dnaJ 15: protein MSGIKMEGTSAPAVRRDPYEVLSVSKDSSDQEIKTAYRKLALKYHPDKNASNPEASELFKEVAYSYNILSDPEKRRQYDMAGFEAIEAEGMDMEIDLSNLGTVNTMFAALFSKLGVPIKTTISANVLEEALNGTVTVRPLPIGTSVSGKVEKQNAHFFGVTISDEQAEAGIVVRVTSAAQSKFKLLYFEHDANGGYGLALQEDSEKAGKVTSAGMYFLHFQVYRMDSTVNALAMAKDPEAAFFKRLEGLQPCEVSELKAGTHIFAVYGDNFFKPASYTIEALCAKTYEDTTHKLQDIEAQILRKRNELRQFETEYRKALARFQEVTNRYSQEKQSVDELLKQRDSIHSSFTVTRTLATISGSGSGHFSNGSSSKLSGEDYKADSPSEDGSSDSKEKYSKRKWFNLNLKGSDKK, encoded by the exons ATGAGTGGTATAAAAATGGAGGGGACGTCGGCTCCAGCAGTAAGGCGAGACCCGTATGAGGTGTTGTCTGTTTCAAAGGATTCGTCTGATCAGGAGATTAAGACTGCTTATAGAAAGCTTGCTCTCAA GTATCATCCTGACAAGAATGCTAGCAATCCCGAAGCTTCAGAGCTCTTCAAGGAGGTTGCGTACTCATACAACATTCTATCTGATCCAGAGAAAAGGAGGCAATATGATATGGCCGGCTTTGAG gCTATTGAAGCTGAAGGAATGGATATGGAAATTGATTTGTCCAACCTTGGAACTGTCAACACAATGTTCGCAGCCTTGTTTAG CAAGTTGGGTGTCCCTATCAAAACAACTATTTCTGCTAATGTTCTTGAAGAAGCTTTGAATGGAACTGTCACAGTCCGGCCCCTTCCAATTGGTACATCAGTCAGTGGAAAG GTAGAAAAGCAAAATGCTCATTTTTTTGGTGTAACAATTAGTGATGAACAAGCAGAGGCTGGGATTGTCGTAAGAGTTACTTCAGCTGCCCAAAGCAAATTCAAG CTACTATATTTTGAACATGATGCAAATGGGGGTTACGGCCTGGCCTTGCAG GAAGATAGTGAGAAAGCTGGCAAGGTAACCTCCGCAGGGATGTATTTCTTGCACTTTCAAGTGTACAGAATGGATTCAACTGTAAATGCG TTAGCAATGGCCAAAGATCCTGAAGCTGCTTTCTTTAAGAGGTTGGAAGGCCTTCAACCTTGTGAGGTCTCAGAACTAAAAGCTGGCACTCACATATTTGCTGTTTATG GAGATAATTTCTTTAAGCCTGCTAGTTATACTATTGAGGCTCTGTGTGCCAAGACATACGAGGACACAACTCATAAACTCCAGGATATTGAGGCTCAGATTTTGAGGAAGAGAAATGAGCTTCGACAGTTTGAAACAGAATATAGAAAG GCATTGGCACGGTTCCAGGAAGTGACCAATAGATATAGCCAGGAGAAGCAGTCT GTCGATGAGCTACTCAAACAGAGAGACAGCATCCACTCCTCATTCACGGTTACAAGGACACTTGCTACCATAAGTGGCAGTGGGAGTGGGCATTTCAGTAACGGAAGTAGCAGCAAACTATCTGGCGAAGACTACAAAGCCGATAGCCCAAGTGAAGATGGCAGTTCAGACTCCAAGGAGAAATACTCGAAACGAAAATGGTTTAACCTTAACCTCAAAGGATCTGATAAGAAGTAA